One genomic window of Nisaea sp. includes the following:
- a CDS encoding tetratricopeptide repeat protein, whose amino-acid sequence MTGSGSRKGAATLAVLAALSLSACAGMGSGGPGALPDIPVRNTVSGDYLNALHAYRNSDLSAAAQNFAAVLEADPGNPGLMQRTFLAKVVDGRTDEALGLAEELIKSQGGNAFGRLALALSALKQNDYDGARRHLDALAESRLTQVMRPLLLAWVEAGIGNWQAADAHLDRIRKQGGFSLLADLHAGYIAALKGDFEALDTSFKAALKAMDRPPARLRIGAALHYAKLGRVDMAREILAAGDLSDQNMTALSKALFAAEAGQEAKGLVSNASDGVAEALFDIASALQRDRGSEIALIYARFALYMRPDFPLARLLVGEILDDRGRHGDALKIYAGIGEDSIYHMMARLRSASAYDAEGDRDSALSVLQDLAKTYPDNGTILVRLADTLRAGENWEAAIAAYDKAFDKLGGAATQDWTLYYTRGIALERAKKWERAESDFLAALKLAPEQPYVMNYLGYSWVEQGLNLKEAQTLIERAVQQRPDDGYIVDSLGWVLYRTGQHKEAVPHLERAVQLRPGDAVINDHLGDAYWQVGRHREAAYQWRRSLEMDPDSELAAQLERKLRDGLTSETGKHSADNG is encoded by the coding sequence ATGACTGGATCAGGATCGCGAAAAGGGGCCGCTACGCTTGCGGTTCTGGCGGCTCTGTCTCTTTCCGCCTGTGCCGGAATGGGGTCGGGTGGGCCGGGTGCACTGCCTGATATCCCCGTCCGGAACACCGTCTCCGGAGACTACCTGAACGCCCTGCATGCCTACAGAAACAGCGACCTCAGCGCCGCCGCCCAGAACTTCGCGGCGGTGCTTGAGGCCGATCCCGGCAACCCGGGGCTGATGCAGCGCACCTTCCTGGCGAAAGTCGTCGACGGGCGGACGGACGAGGCACTGGGTCTGGCCGAGGAGCTGATCAAAAGTCAGGGCGGGAACGCTTTCGGGCGTCTCGCCCTCGCACTCTCGGCTCTGAAACAGAACGATTACGATGGCGCGCGCAGGCACCTCGATGCGCTCGCCGAATCCCGGCTGACCCAGGTCATGCGCCCGCTACTGCTCGCCTGGGTGGAAGCCGGAATTGGCAATTGGCAGGCAGCCGATGCCCATCTCGACCGAATACGCAAACAGGGTGGCTTCAGCCTGCTCGCAGATCTCCACGCGGGATACATCGCCGCGCTGAAGGGCGATTTCGAAGCTCTGGATACTTCTTTCAAAGCAGCCCTGAAGGCCATGGACCGCCCGCCAGCGCGTCTCCGGATAGGCGCGGCATTGCATTACGCGAAACTCGGTCGCGTCGACATGGCCCGGGAAATTCTGGCGGCCGGCGATCTGTCGGATCAGAACATGACGGCGCTTTCAAAGGCTCTGTTCGCCGCAGAAGCCGGTCAGGAAGCCAAGGGTCTCGTCTCAAACGCCAGCGACGGCGTCGCGGAAGCGCTGTTCGATATCGCCAGCGCTCTGCAACGGGACCGGGGCAGTGAGATTGCGCTGATTTACGCCCGCTTCGCCCTCTATATGCGGCCAGATTTCCCGCTTGCCCGGCTGCTTGTCGGCGAAATTCTCGACGATCGTGGCCGGCATGGCGATGCCTTGAAGATCTATGCAGGCATCGGCGAAGATTCCATCTATCACATGATGGCCCGGCTCCGGTCTGCCTCCGCATACGATGCCGAGGGTGACCGGGACAGCGCCCTTTCCGTCCTGCAGGATCTGGCAAAGACCTATCCGGACAACGGGACAATCCTTGTCCGCCTGGCCGATACATTGCGGGCTGGAGAGAACTGGGAAGCGGCGATTGCGGCCTACGACAAGGCCTTCGATAAACTCGGAGGAGCCGCGACACAGGACTGGACGCTCTACTACACACGGGGCATCGCGCTCGAACGGGCGAAAAAATGGGAGCGTGCGGAATCCGATTTCCTGGCCGCCCTGAAGCTCGCGCCGGAGCAGCCGTATGTCATGAATTACCTCGGCTATTCATGGGTCGAACAGGGCCTCAACCTCAAAGAAGCGCAGACTCTGATAGAACGCGCCGTCCAGCAGCGTCCGGATGACGGCTATATCGTGGACAGCCTCGGCTGGGTCCTCTACCGCACCGGCCAGCACAAGGAAGCGGTCCCCCACCTTGAACGCGCCGTTCAGCTCCGGCCGGGCGATGCCGTCATAAACGATCATCTCGGCGATGCCTATTGGCAGGTCGGACGCCACCGCGAGGCGGCTTATCAATGGCGCCGCTCGCTGGAAATGGACCCTGATTCCGAGCTGGCCGCGCAACTCGAACGGAAGCTTCGTGACGGACTAACCTCGGAAACGGGCAAACACTCAGCAGACAATGGCTAA
- a CDS encoding 4-(cytidine 5'-diphospho)-2-C-methyl-D-erythritol kinase, which produces MAKTGYSATLIAPAKLNLSLTVLGKRQDGFHDLISLVAFADLHDVLSVTLAETAVDQLTVAGPFARSLDRDNLVLKAISAFRDTIEAVPPLSITLHKIIPVAAGLGGGSADAAAILRLLAREHGLTAMAPSIQAIAAGLGADIPVCLESRCRYMRGTGTTLDPRESGFARYPALLVNPGVAVPTGAVFGALGAEKKAVRDASVPHGLTEEILAGRNDLEAPAIAVAPEIGPVLRTLSGLPGALGARLSGSGATCFALFKTDSARDEAAELFRLTFPAYWIHAGALRNWETDSLFPEAPAVSG; this is translated from the coding sequence ATGGCTAAAACAGGCTATTCCGCCACCCTGATCGCTCCCGCCAAGCTCAACCTCAGCCTCACTGTTCTGGGCAAACGTCAGGATGGCTTCCACGATCTGATCAGCCTGGTTGCTTTCGCGGACCTGCATGACGTGCTGTCAGTGACGTTGGCAGAGACCGCGGTTGACCAACTCACGGTAGCGGGCCCCTTTGCCAGGAGCCTTGACCGGGACAATCTCGTCCTGAAGGCGATCTCGGCCTTCCGCGACACAATCGAGGCGGTGCCGCCGCTTTCGATCACGCTGCACAAAATCATCCCTGTTGCCGCAGGTCTTGGCGGAGGATCGGCCGACGCGGCCGCGATCCTGCGGTTGCTGGCCCGGGAACATGGCCTGACCGCCATGGCTCCGTCCATTCAGGCGATTGCCGCCGGGCTCGGCGCTGATATTCCGGTCTGCCTTGAATCCCGATGCCGGTATATGCGCGGCACCGGAACGACCCTGGATCCTCGAGAAAGCGGGTTTGCCCGCTATCCGGCTCTGCTGGTCAATCCGGGGGTTGCTGTCCCCACCGGGGCCGTATTCGGGGCGTTGGGCGCGGAAAAGAAAGCCGTTAGAGACGCTTCGGTCCCGCACGGCCTTACGGAGGAGATCCTCGCCGGTAGAAACGATCTCGAAGCCCCCGCCATCGCGGTGGCTCCAGAGATAGGTCCGGTATTGCGTACATTGTCGGGCCTGCCGGGTGCTCTCGGCGCACGTCTGTCCGGCAGCGGCGCCACCTGCTTTGCGCTTTTCAAGACCGATAGCGCGCGGGATGAGGCGGCTGAGCTGTTCCGGCTGACTTTTCCGGCATACTGGATACATGCGGGCGCACTCAGGAACTGGGAGACGGATTCCCTGTTTCCGGAGGCACCGGCGGTTTCAGGCTAA
- a CDS encoding peptidoglycan-binding protein, with translation MVRKPTTWSVKGIEEDIRDIARAAAERDQQTIGSWIDHAIRVHGGQRPRDAGKDDAGKDKGPVAATPAPTDKAKQKTAAPGLTDQALLDIIDRELDASTNRLDRALRPMGLALLDLAERMVSVEKDRSGQARIGAAPGEQEPEHAGALGLDEAVDDDFGPELPPETFDEPFEELEPEMHDAPAPSVAPSVAPDPDQAPPPPSHDLATDFDSLDVPMLPVEETDRAREIDRRLRALAGEVDAVDAVDGDPPPPTGDLGPAEIVIDAPPPESEPAPPLALPMAFRGLQKNAFESAPGAVIGEVARVTRRQRKRGLRKILLGTTGLAVALAVGLYVFAGQLGLGPLRHDLDSRLKPAAHHIAEGAAHIWENAAARVAPMIEQARTALLGPDHPEAPAPELAPEKAMDDAVEATPPEEPAQPDQSVSSAPSGDEGDAPQTAAPAPMEPAETAPAEPKTATPAPVEETAPVSAGEIAPMPAPSEPPVPVPDAAPAPKVSEAVPPPAPALPASGAKDPVDMGASASSQAGLQQGERKSLEQSADAGDAKAQHDLALAYLTGAAGTQNPERAAELLREAAIQGLPGAQYNLAVLYETGQGVRQEDVRALLWYHIAAEQGHPNAQYNLGVMYAEGRGIPLNFGEAARWFQAAAKQGMARALYNLAVMTDEGLGVAQDKKKALELFSAAAEAGDQRAIEMLSGSGETSGENSSTLNGADGVQTAADAPAAMVAAVQGELTRLGFYSGRIDGLMGPKTRAAIREFELSAGMDESGEATTILLEELKAATP, from the coding sequence GTGGTCCGAAAGCCGACGACATGGAGTGTGAAGGGTATCGAGGAAGATATCCGTGATATCGCTCGTGCTGCGGCGGAACGGGATCAGCAGACCATCGGCTCCTGGATAGATCATGCGATCCGTGTCCATGGCGGGCAGCGGCCACGCGATGCCGGCAAAGACGATGCTGGTAAAGATAAGGGGCCGGTCGCAGCCACACCCGCACCGACCGATAAGGCAAAGCAGAAGACAGCTGCGCCTGGCCTGACGGACCAGGCCCTGCTCGATATCATTGACCGGGAGCTGGACGCCTCGACGAACCGGCTTGATCGTGCATTGCGCCCCATGGGTCTCGCTCTGCTCGATCTGGCCGAGCGGATGGTTTCCGTCGAGAAAGATCGGTCGGGCCAGGCACGCATCGGAGCGGCGCCTGGCGAGCAGGAGCCCGAACATGCCGGGGCCCTCGGGCTGGATGAGGCAGTCGACGATGATTTCGGCCCGGAACTCCCGCCGGAGACCTTTGACGAGCCTTTCGAAGAGCTCGAACCGGAAATGCATGATGCACCGGCGCCCAGTGTGGCACCGAGCGTAGCGCCGGACCCGGATCAGGCGCCGCCTCCACCGTCTCACGATCTGGCTACGGACTTCGACAGTCTCGATGTGCCGATGCTTCCCGTCGAAGAGACGGATCGCGCCCGGGAGATCGATCGCCGTCTGAGGGCGCTTGCCGGTGAGGTCGATGCGGTCGATGCCGTCGACGGGGACCCGCCGCCGCCGACAGGCGATCTCGGTCCGGCGGAAATTGTCATCGACGCGCCACCACCGGAAAGCGAGCCGGCGCCGCCTCTCGCGCTTCCGATGGCGTTCCGCGGACTACAGAAAAACGCTTTTGAATCTGCTCCCGGTGCAGTGATCGGTGAGGTCGCGCGCGTCACCCGGCGTCAGCGCAAACGTGGGCTTCGAAAGATTCTTCTGGGAACGACAGGCCTCGCCGTCGCTCTGGCGGTCGGGCTCTATGTTTTTGCCGGTCAGCTTGGGCTGGGACCGCTGCGGCATGACCTGGACAGCCGTCTGAAGCCGGCTGCACATCACATCGCGGAAGGGGCGGCCCACATCTGGGAGAATGCGGCGGCGCGCGTTGCGCCAATGATCGAGCAGGCCAGGACAGCGTTGCTTGGCCCAGATCATCCCGAAGCTCCCGCGCCTGAACTAGCCCCTGAAAAAGCGATGGACGATGCGGTGGAGGCAACGCCGCCTGAAGAGCCCGCACAGCCTGATCAGTCCGTCAGTTCCGCGCCGTCCGGCGACGAAGGAGATGCGCCGCAGACCGCAGCGCCGGCACCAATGGAGCCTGCGGAGACAGCACCAGCGGAGCCGAAAACGGCCACACCGGCACCGGTTGAAGAAACGGCACCTGTATCCGCGGGCGAGATCGCTCCGATGCCCGCGCCAAGTGAACCGCCGGTTCCGGTGCCTGACGCGGCACCCGCGCCTAAAGTCTCGGAAGCCGTGCCGCCGCCCGCCCCTGCATTGCCGGCATCGGGCGCGAAAGATCCGGTCGATATGGGGGCGTCCGCATCGTCTCAAGCCGGGCTACAGCAAGGAGAGCGGAAATCGCTTGAGCAGAGTGCCGACGCCGGAGACGCAAAGGCTCAGCATGATCTCGCCCTGGCTTATCTGACCGGCGCGGCGGGCACGCAAAACCCCGAACGGGCCGCGGAACTCTTGCGGGAAGCCGCGATCCAGGGCTTGCCTGGTGCGCAGTACAATCTCGCAGTGCTGTATGAAACCGGACAGGGCGTCCGGCAGGAGGATGTCCGGGCACTGCTCTGGTACCATATCGCTGCCGAGCAGGGGCATCCGAACGCCCAGTACAATCTCGGTGTGATGTATGCCGAGGGCCGGGGTATCCCGCTGAATTTCGGGGAAGCCGCCCGTTGGTTTCAGGCCGCTGCCAAACAGGGCATGGCACGGGCACTCTATAATCTTGCCGTGATGACCGATGAAGGTCTCGGCGTGGCGCAGGACAAGAAGAAAGCTCTTGAGCTGTTCAGCGCCGCCGCGGAAGCCGGCGACCAGCGAGCCATTGAAATGCTCTCGGGCAGCGGCGAGACGTCAGGAGAAAACAGCTCGACCTTGAATGGCGCGGACGGGGTGCAAACCGCAGCCGACGCACCGGCAGCTATGGTCGCCGCGGTTCAGGGAGAGCTCACCCGTCTTGGCTTTTACTCGGGACGCATTGACGGTTTGATGGGGCCGAAGACCCGCGCCGCTATCCGTGAGTTCGAGCTGTCTGCCGGCATGGATGAAAGCGGCGAGGCGACGACAATTCTGCTTGAGGAACTGAAAGCGGCCACGCCTTAG
- a CDS encoding class I SAM-dependent methyltransferase, with product MGYFIPYRYASQVPTQGSRYDWVEERFATDALLAFSGMLSDIDRYRDALQAIGNQEPPEPRWSQDWFPGLDGAAAYTLVRERRPARILEIGSGHSTRFLARAVRDGGLETEITCVDPAPRASLAGTGVRFLEHTIQDVPRESLPDLGPGDVLFLDSSHLALPGSDVDLVLNHLLPTLPAGLLVHVHDIVLPDPYPESWAWRTYNEQLLVAALLSGGGFRPVFSSHYARTRLLGRDGVPALDGPALDWLPLQKGALETSLWLEKL from the coding sequence ATGGGTTACTTTATTCCATACCGGTACGCATCGCAGGTTCCCACTCAAGGTAGTCGGTATGACTGGGTCGAGGAGCGCTTCGCCACTGATGCGCTACTCGCATTTTCCGGGATGCTTTCCGATATTGACCGCTACCGGGATGCGCTACAGGCGATAGGTAATCAGGAGCCGCCGGAACCACGCTGGAGCCAGGACTGGTTTCCCGGACTTGACGGTGCCGCGGCCTATACTCTCGTGCGGGAACGTCGCCCGGCGCGCATTCTGGAGATTGGCTCGGGCCACAGCACCCGCTTCCTCGCCCGCGCCGTCCGCGATGGCGGCCTTGAAACCGAGATTACCTGTGTCGATCCAGCGCCGCGTGCCAGCCTTGCCGGGACTGGCGTGCGCTTCCTCGAGCATACGATCCAGGATGTACCGCGTGAGAGCCTGCCGGATCTCGGTCCAGGTGACGTGCTGTTTCTGGATTCAAGCCATCTGGCCCTGCCGGGTTCCGACGTCGATCTGGTACTGAATCACCTGTTGCCGACCCTGCCTGCCGGCCTGCTGGTTCACGTCCATGACATCGTTTTGCCCGATCCCTATCCGGAATCCTGGGCCTGGCGCACCTATAATGAACAATTGCTGGTGGCGGCTCTGCTGAGCGGAGGCGGGTTCCGGCCGGTTTTCTCGAGCCACTATGCCCGCACGCGTCTGCTTGGCCGTGATGGTGTTCCAGCGCTCGACGGGCCTGCACTCGACTGGTTGCCGCTGCAAAAGGGGGCGCTGGAGACGAGCCTCTGGCTTGAGAAGTTATAG
- a CDS encoding MBL fold metallo-hydrolase yields the protein MSPGAEFFVRIWGARGSIACPGPEFVRYGGNTACLEIRCGDRVFILDAGTGLRNLGLMLDKSGPVDADILFTHSHLDHLGGLPFFTSAFKKGNVFRVWSGHLGGRASMRDVVARLMSSPLFPVPLEIFQAELEFNDFVSGDTLAFGPDISVRTTPLNHPQGAVGYRFDFGGKSICYITDTEHRPGEPDQNILELVRDADVMIYDACYTDEEFPKFVGWGHSTWQEGIRLADAAGVKTLVLFHHDPSHTDEKMDEILHQADERRPGTIAAYEGLKITP from the coding sequence GTGTCGCCGGGAGCCGAATTCTTTGTCCGGATCTGGGGCGCCCGCGGAAGCATTGCATGCCCGGGTCCTGAATTCGTGCGCTATGGCGGAAACACCGCCTGTCTTGAAATTCGTTGTGGCGATCGGGTCTTTATCCTCGATGCCGGCACGGGCCTCCGCAATCTCGGCCTGATGCTGGACAAGTCCGGCCCGGTGGACGCGGATATCCTCTTCACCCACTCTCATCTCGATCATCTGGGCGGTCTGCCTTTCTTCACGTCGGCCTTCAAGAAGGGCAACGTCTTTCGTGTCTGGTCCGGACATCTGGGCGGCAGGGCGAGCATGCGCGATGTGGTCGCGCGGCTGATGTCCTCCCCGCTTTTTCCGGTGCCGTTGGAGATTTTTCAGGCGGAGCTCGAATTCAACGATTTTGTCTCGGGCGACACGTTGGCCTTCGGGCCGGATATTTCCGTACGGACCACGCCGCTCAATCATCCGCAGGGCGCTGTTGGGTATCGCTTCGATTTTGGCGGCAAGTCGATTTGCTACATTACCGACACGGAGCATCGGCCGGGCGAGCCTGACCAGAATATTCTGGAGCTGGTGCGGGATGCGGATGTGATGATCTACGATGCCTGCTACACGGATGAGGAATTCCCGAAATTCGTCGGCTGGGGCCATTCGACATGGCAGGAGGGCATCCGCCTTGCCGATGCGGCAGGGGTCAAGACGCTCGTTCTCTTCCATCACGACCCGAGCCACACGGACGAGAAGATGGACGAGATCCTTCACCAAGCCGACGAACGCCGCCCCGGCACCATAGCGGCCTACGAAGGCCTGAAAATTACTCCCTGA
- a CDS encoding response regulator transcription factor, producing MVNGKKVLLVEDDEALRVTLSEQLELHEEFVVSAVENGAAALEAVKSAHFDLILLDVGLPDMDGRDVCRLIRRNGVKSPVVMLTAQDGDADTILGLDAGANDYVTKPFKIAVLLARMRAHLRQHEQSDDALFTIGPYSFRPSAKLLLDEARNKKVRLTEKETAILKYLYRTGGRMVKRETLLNEVWGYNAGVTTHTLETHVYRLRQKIEIDPSNAQILVTDPGGYRLVP from the coding sequence CAGCTGGAGCTGCATGAGGAATTCGTGGTCAGCGCAGTGGAGAATGGAGCCGCGGCGCTGGAGGCGGTCAAGTCGGCACATTTCGACCTGATCCTGCTTGATGTCGGCCTCCCGGATATGGACGGCCGCGATGTCTGCCGGCTGATCCGCCGCAACGGCGTGAAATCGCCGGTCGTCATGCTGACCGCCCAGGACGGCGATGCGGACACAATTCTCGGTCTCGACGCCGGGGCCAACGACTATGTCACCAAGCCCTTCAAGATCGCCGTGCTGTTGGCCCGCATGCGGGCGCATCTGCGGCAGCATGAGCAGAGCGACGACGCGCTTTTCACGATCGGCCCCTACAGTTTTCGTCCAAGCGCCAAGCTGCTGCTTGATGAGGCTCGGAACAAGAAGGTCCGGCTGACGGAAAAGGAGACCGCGATCCTCAAGTATCTCTACCGGACCGGGGGACGCATGGTGAAGCGTGAGACCCTGCTGAACGAGGTCTGGGGATACAATGCGGGCGTCACCACGCACACGTTGGAAACCCACGTCTACCGGCTGCGGCAAAAGATCGAGATCGATCCGTCCAATGCGCAAATTCTGGTGACGGATCCGGGCGGTTACAGACTGGTTCCCTGA